One Vicia villosa cultivar HV-30 ecotype Madison, WI linkage group LG5, Vvil1.0, whole genome shotgun sequence genomic window, ATTGAACCAAATCGATAAAAAATCATAGTGTGTATCTATTTTGGACACGAATCTCATTGAATCCTGACTCATTATATTAAATCCTGAATCACACTATAATGAATCTTGACTCACTACCTAAACTTAGTGTAGAAAACTATTGCAATTTCGTTAAAAGcaaaaaccaaaaaagaaaaaattgtttcaatgctTTTCTCATAACCAAAAAAGAGAACATATTTActtcttgaaaaaaaatataaaagatctTAAAATAATTGTATTGTAGAATAACATATTTTGAAGTTTAAACATGCAGACTTTAATTTGTCACCCCTCAAGAAGGAAAATACCTGATCAATCTTAAAATAATTAGATGGGTCCAGCGTGGCATCCCAAGATATTTCTGACTGATGAATTAGTGCAGAAACTCCTTCAACCTAGATTAATAACAGGTAAATATTTAGATTTTCTGCCTCTTCTCTAAACTCGATTCCATGAAACAATATCCAGGCACTAGCTAAATACAGAGGCTGTGGCACAAGCATAGTCTCAACAAGACACTCCTACTTTCTTAATCGATGTAAATCTAAAATGTGTTTGTAAAATTGAACTGCACAATACTGAAACCAAGTGTTTTATATACCTCCACAAAAACTCCAAAGTAAGTTATTTTCTGGACGCTGCATTTCACTATATCACCAACTTGAAGTCTAGCCTGCCATAGTAAACACAACGAGTCTGAATACCACTTTGTTGCATTAAGTCTAAAACACGTGCTCCTGGCTAATTCAAGAATAGTTATGTCACTGAAGCATTTaccataaggtttctctttttctcaGTTAGGTCTTCCTTCTCTTTTGGTTTGAGTGAAAATATGAGCTTTTTCAATTTCCTGTCAGCCAATAACACATATGCTTTGGTTTTCTGCAAAACAAAGTATTGGCATCTAAACATTAAGAATGATACTATTAAAATTTCATCTTTTGCGGTAAAACTAGATAAATCTATTTGGGTAGTGTACTTATGTTTTTAATACCAAACCTGTCCAATAAATAATGATAAGTAATTGACTTTCTCTTGGTCATAAATCCTCAACAGATCTTCCAATTTCATATCTGGAGAAATTTTATCTTCAAATTTACTATCATTCTCCGTATGTGAAGGAGAATCGGACGACGGATTATTAATTTCAGCATCATTATGTGTCACAGTGACCAAGTTTTGCTTGTACAATGATGGATCCAAGCCCTTCTTCCTTAACCATGACTCAAAAGCTAAGAACTTCCACTTGGACAAAAGATTACGGTATGGCAGAAATCCTACCAAGGTACCAAAAGAAACCTGTAAAATGGTTTAATCCAGTTCAGAAGATAAACAAAACAGACTAGaaaaatgtttttttgtttataaatGAAAGTTGGCTTTACTGCTTTTTCAAGACTTACAACGAAACCCTTGGCGCTGCAGCTCATTAGTTCCACATCATCTCTATCTCCATTCTTAATCAATTTTTCTGCCTTGGTCCAGTCAGCATCTTCGCCTTCCTACAAAATCAAAAGGCACGAAGTTAAACATGGAATTTAAGGAAATAGATGCACAACTAATGTTCATACAATTACACACAAGTAATTAGGGTAGTCCATAAATCTCACCTGAATATCTGACACATCAACAAAATTGCCTGATTCTTCACTGTTTCCGCGACTTCCGGGATCAAGGGAAGCAGTCTTTTCTTCAACAGGTTTTGAGGTTTGTTTCACATATTGATCTAATCTATAACAAAAATTCTATTTAAGTAATGAAAGATATTTGCAACCATAATCTGAAGCATACAACTCTGAAACGATTTTCATATACCTTTTTGCTTTTCCTTGTATTGCAGCTTCCACGGACAATCCCGCCTTAGAACCAACGGTATTTAAATCAGACGATTGATTTAAACCAATCGGCTCCTGATGGACCTCCGGCTGTCTCTGCTCATCTTGCTCTGATCCCTAATTAATCAAGCATGAAATCATTAAAAATTATCCTTACACAATTGAATTCCATAATCGCAACAAAGATTAGCACCTACATCATTTGGAACTACAACTTTTGCATCTCCAAACTGCTCTTCGTCTTTGTCACTTGGTCTGTGAGGCTGTTCCAACAAGATCACCTTCTTGACTTCATCACTTGGATCTTCAGACTGCTCTTGTTCTTTTTGTGCGGTTGGTCTGTGTGGCTGTTCCAACAAGTTCAATTTAGTGACTTCATCACTTGGATCTTCAAATTTGTCATGTTCTATTTTGCTGCTCGGTTTGTGTGGCTGTTCCAACAAACTCAATTTAGCAACTTCATCACTTGGCTCTTCAAACTTCTCTTGTTCTATTCCGCTTGGAGTGTGTGGCTGTTCCAGCAAGCTCAAATTAGCGACTTCATCACTTGGCTCTTCAAACTTCTCTTGTTCTGTTTTGCCGCTAGGTGTATGTGGCTGTTCCAACAAGCTCAAATTAGCGACTTCATCACTTGGCTCGTCaaacttcttttcttcttttttgccGTTTTGTTTCTGTCGCTGTTCCAACAAGCTCAAATTAGCAACTTCATCACTTGGCTCGTCAAACTTCTCTTGTTCTATTTTGCCGCTTGGTCTGTGCGGCTGTTCCAACAAGCTCAAATTAGCGACTTCATCACTTGGCTCGTCAAACTTCTCTTGTTCTATTTTGCCGCTTGGTCTGTGTGGCTGTTCCAACAAGCTCAAATTAGTGACTTCATCACTGGTCTCTTCAAACTTCTCTAGTTCTTTATTACTACTTGGTCTGTGTGGCTGTTCCAACAAGCTCAAATTAGCGACTCCGTCCTTCGGCTCCACAAACTTGTCTAGTTCTTTATTACTACTTGGTCTGTGCGGTTGTTTCAACAACGTCAAGTTAGCAACCTCATCCCTCGGCTCCACAAACTTCTTTAGATCTTTATTACTACTTGGTCTATGCGGCTGTTCCAACAACGACAACTTAGCAACTTCATAACCCGCCTCTTTTTTCCGCATCTTCAACCCACCATCTCTATTCCCACCAATCGACGCCCCCGGCTTCCTCAACAATGTCATGTCACTAAACTTCTCCTTCACCTGTCCACCCATCATTTCAAGACTCAAATTCGGTTTCAACATCAACCTCGAAGACACATCCTCCTCTTCATCATCCTCGTCCTTTTTAAACAACGACGGCTTCCTCAAAATAGCCTTAGGAACACTACTTTTCCTAACACTCCCAGGCTTACTCGGCGTCGAGCTAGGTTTCTTAATCTCCATTGCAACATTCTTATCACCATCGTTAGGTTCGGGTCTCGATTCGGGAGGTGAATTCTTAGCCCAAGGTATTTCAACTTCAAATGGAAGTTCCTCAATTTCAACAGCTTTACCTTTCTTTCTTTTATAAAATGATTTCTCAATGTCAAGATAAGAAGCATCAGGATTAGCTTTTCTTCCCATAATCTAAAACAACAAGTATAATAATAGTCAAAAAATGCAAAATTGAAATGTAATAGTAATATGAATACAATACCTTGGCAAGAGTGAGTTTAGGATCTTCGCCGAGTAAACGACCGAACTCGAGGTCCATGAGGTCTTCATCATCGAGTttaggttttttctgttcttcatGTGAATGTGATGATGAGGCGAAAACCTTGTTGAATTTTCTCTGATTTAGATAAAGAGTTCTTGTTcttgtagttgttgttgttgttttattggAGGATGGAAACCGTGGGAGAAGAGTAGTGGTGGTGAGGAATGAGGTTTGACTGGTGAGAGGAAGAGACTCCATTTTTGAATTAGcttagaatttcaattggtatcatcAAGCAAATTTCATCTCaactgttttttctttttctttcactcTCGCTGCTCTGGTAGCAGGATTTTCGCAACACAGGGTTATCCAGCAGAACGTAGTGACGTGGTTTCTCGgccttttgttttttttccttcaatttttttatacaaaaataatcttaaattttaaaatttaaatatagacAGGGCTACGACtcaggctatgtttggatatcacaAAATGAACAGAGCGGAATGGAGCGGAGCGGAGTAAGATGAAGCGGAATGAAACGGAGCGGAACGAatgtaccattccattgtttggaaattttaggacggaataagacaaattgttcattccgcccaaatcggaggggaaggaatgtggtggtaagtgatggaatggaatgaaattcataccactcctttccgctccgctccatccgtt contains:
- the LOC131603610 gene encoding uncharacterized protein LOC131603610, encoding MESLPLTSQTSFLTTTTLLPRFPSSNKTTTTTTRTRTLYLNQRKFNKVFASSSHSHEEQKKPKLDDEDLMDLEFGRLLGEDPKLTLAKIMGRKANPDASYLDIEKSFYKRKKGKAVEIEELPFEVEIPWAKNSPPESRPEPNDGDKNVAMEIKKPSSTPSKPGSVRKSSVPKAILRKPSLFKKDEDDEEEDVSSRLMLKPNLSLEMMGGQVKEKFSDMTLLRKPGASIGGNRDGGLKMRKKEAGYEVAKLSLLEQPHRPSSNKDLKKFVEPRDEVANLTLLKQPHRPSSNKELDKFVEPKDGVANLSLLEQPHRPSSNKELEKFEETSDEVTNLSLLEQPHRPSGKIEQEKFDEPSDEVANLSLLEQPHRPSGKIEQEKFDEPSDEVANLSLLEQRQKQNGKKEEKKFDEPSDEVANLSLLEQPHTPSGKTEQEKFEEPSDEVANLSLLEQPHTPSGIEQEKFEEPSDEVAKLSLLEQPHKPSSKIEHDKFEDPSDEVTKLNLLEQPHRPTAQKEQEQSEDPSDEVKKVILLEQPHRPSDKDEEQFGDAKVVVPNDGSEQDEQRQPEVHQEPIGLNQSSDLNTVGSKAGLSVEAAIQGKAKRLDQYVKQTSKPVEEKTASLDPGSRGNSEESGNFVDVSDIQEGEDADWTKAEKLIKNGDRDDVELMSCSAKGFVVSFGTLVGFLPYRNLLSKWKFLAFESWLRKKGLDPSLYKQNLVTVTHNDAEINNPSSDSPSHTENDSKFEDKISPDMKLEDLLRIYDQEKVNYLSLFIGQKTKAYVLLADRKLKKLIFSLKPKEKEDLTEKKRNLMARLQVGDIVKCSVQKITYFGVFVEVEGVSALIHQSEISWDATLDPSNYFKIDQVLEAKVIQINSARGRIFLSLKEVTPDPLMESLESVVGDHESFDGRLEAAQTDTEWTEVESLIKELKKIKEVQSVSKGRLFRSPGLAPTFQVYMASIFEDQYKLLARSGNKIQEVMVQTVLDKETMKSVIMTCASRVE